A window of the Rickettsia felis URRWXCal2 genome harbors these coding sequences:
- the ftsY gene encoding Signal recognition particle-docking protein FtsY, producing the protein MISIFSKLKQSLSKTSNKISKGIDKIFYKKKLDTETLEELEELLIASDMSVSVVTNIIEEFKKVKFDKEIDSDTVKEALAELIEQQLSKSEIPFTLNENKLNVILVCGVNGAGKTTTIGKLAAMYGMQGKKVAVAACDTFRAAAVNQLSTWVDRANALLITGEESADPASVAYRAMEESIKQNIDILFIDTAGRLHNKKNLMDELSKIVKVIKKLDENAPTHSVLVIDAITGQNTYNQVEHFNDATNLTGLIVTKLDGSAKAGVLVGVVQKFNLPVYFIGIGEKIEDLKIFNRHDFAKSLVGL; encoded by the coding sequence ATGATTTCGATATTTAGTAAATTAAAACAAAGTTTATCTAAAACTTCTAATAAAATATCGAAAGGTATCGACAAAATATTTTACAAGAAAAAATTAGATACAGAAACTCTAGAAGAGCTTGAAGAGCTGCTTATTGCAAGTGATATGAGCGTTTCGGTAGTAACTAATATTATTGAAGAGTTTAAAAAGGTAAAATTTGACAAAGAAATAGATAGTGATACAGTAAAAGAAGCCCTAGCTGAATTAATAGAGCAGCAGTTATCAAAATCAGAAATTCCTTTTACACTAAACGAAAATAAATTAAACGTAATTTTAGTTTGCGGTGTTAACGGAGCAGGTAAAACCACCACTATAGGTAAGCTTGCTGCAATGTACGGGATGCAAGGGAAAAAAGTAGCAGTTGCGGCCTGCGATACTTTTAGAGCGGCTGCCGTGAATCAGCTAAGCACTTGGGTAGATAGAGCAAATGCACTACTTATTACCGGTGAAGAATCGGCTGACCCTGCGAGTGTTGCTTACCGTGCTATGGAAGAGTCGATAAAACAAAATATCGATATACTTTTTATCGATACGGCAGGCAGGCTTCATAATAAGAAAAATTTGATGGATGAACTGTCTAAGATTGTAAAGGTTATAAAAAAACTAGACGAGAATGCTCCTACTCATAGCGTTTTAGTAATTGATGCTATTACAGGACAAAATACTTATAACCAAGTAGAACATTTTAATGATGCTACTAATTTGACGGGACTTATCGTGACTAAATTAGACGGTAGTGCTAAAGCCGGAGTGCTTGTCGGAGTGGTACAGAAATTTAATCTACCCGTATATTTTATCGGTATAGGCGAGAAGATAGAGGACTTAAAAATATTCAACCGACATGATTTTGCTAAAAGTTTGGTCGGGTTGTGA
- the rpmF gene encoding 50S ribosomal protein L32 has product MAVPKKKTSKSRRNMRRSHLALGKVNVIVDSQTGEYKLPHHVSLVDGTYNNRQVVTKKIETEEEVA; this is encoded by the coding sequence ATGGCAGTTCCAAAGAAGAAAACATCAAAATCAAGACGTAATATGAGACGTTCGCACTTAGCACTTGGCAAAGTTAACGTAATAGTTGACTCGCAAACCGGTGAATATAAACTTCCGCATCACGTTTCTTTAGTCGACGGTACTTATAATAATCGTCAAGTAGTAACAAAGAAAATTGAAACTGAAGAAGAAGTAGCTTAA
- the fabH gene encoding 3-oxoacyl-[acyl carrier protein] synthase III, whose amino-acid sequence MTCKIIGSGGYLPSKIVSNDELAKFVDTNDEWIRTRTGITQRHIAGDTEYTSHLALKSAEKAIADARVSVNDIDLIITCTTTPDNSFPSVASKLQGYLGLTNIPSFDLQAVCAGFVYGLQVANSLIASGKYKTVLLIGAEKMTSLLDWSDRSTCVLFGDGAGSVILQRSSDDSGLIDSNIFSSGADYEILYTNGGVSMNGISGKIVMQGQKLFRHAIEKMQQSIEDLLHANQFSVSDIDYFIPHQANIRIINKLAELLNIEEHKVVKTVEKHANCSAASIPLALSTLKASGKIKKGDILLFSAIGAGLTWGSALIRW is encoded by the coding sequence ATGACCTGTAAAATTATCGGCTCCGGCGGGTATCTTCCTTCAAAAATAGTTAGTAATGACGAGCTTGCAAAATTTGTAGATACTAACGATGAATGGATTAGAACAAGAACGGGTATTACGCAGCGTCATATAGCAGGTGATACAGAATATACTTCCCATCTTGCTTTAAAATCAGCTGAAAAAGCTATAGCAGATGCGAGGGTGTCGGTAAATGATATTGATTTAATTATTACATGTACTACTACTCCGGATAATAGCTTCCCTTCAGTCGCCTCTAAGCTTCAAGGTTATCTTGGTTTAACTAATATACCGTCTTTTGATTTACAAGCAGTGTGTGCCGGCTTTGTTTATGGTTTACAAGTAGCGAATTCTCTTATTGCATCCGGTAAATATAAAACTGTTTTGCTTATAGGAGCCGAGAAAATGACGTCATTATTAGACTGGAGTGATCGGTCTACTTGCGTTTTATTCGGTGATGGGGCCGGTAGCGTAATATTACAGCGTAGTAGTGATGATTCCGGTTTAATAGATAGTAATATCTTCTCAAGCGGGGCTGATTATGAAATATTATACACGAACGGTGGTGTAAGTATGAATGGTATTAGTGGCAAGATAGTTATGCAGGGGCAAAAATTATTTCGTCATGCAATAGAAAAAATGCAACAATCTATAGAAGATTTACTACATGCTAATCAATTCAGTGTAAGCGATATTGATTATTTCATACCTCATCAAGCAAATATCCGTATTATAAATAAACTTGCTGAACTATTAAATATAGAAGAGCATAAAGTAGTGAAAACCGTAGAAAAACATGCTAACTGCTCTGCGGCTTCTATTCCGCTTGCTTTGAGTACTCTCAAAGCATCAGGTAAAATAAAAAAGGGCGATATTCTACTATTCTCGGCTATCGGTGCAGGGCTCACTTGGGGCAGTGCATTAATTAGATGGTGA
- the mreC gene encoding Rod shape-determining protein MreC, which produces MAILANRVKNSSNSLELIRIISNTLKRFFVIFGLGLSVYLFFTTPKKISSISLEVTGSIVSTGLAVYEDIFEYINSITQKFVYFQDLERKNIELKLEIARLQHLQSEVESVRAENIALKDLLTIAEEEEFEYITTKLLSVSFNPFSRTALISAGKKQGIEPDQIVVNSGKLIGKVIEVSNNYAKVMLISDVNSRIPIKANSSREQGILAGNNNNSKILYLPNNHLVQKDEEIVTSGHGNIYPAGILVGYVSKVTEHDVMVNVAADLSKTEFVQILLPKE; this is translated from the coding sequence ATGGCAATACTTGCAAATAGAGTAAAAAATTCTTCAAATTCATTAGAATTAATAAGAATAATATCAAATACTCTTAAGCGTTTTTTTGTTATATTTGGGCTTGGATTGTCTGTATATTTGTTTTTTACTACGCCTAAAAAAATATCTAGTATATCACTTGAGGTAACCGGTAGTATAGTATCAACCGGTTTAGCAGTTTATGAAGATATATTTGAATATATAAATTCAATAACACAAAAATTTGTTTATTTTCAAGATTTAGAACGAAAAAATATAGAACTTAAACTTGAGATAGCAAGATTACAACATTTGCAAAGTGAGGTAGAATCGGTAAGAGCCGAAAATATTGCATTAAAAGATTTGTTAACGATTGCTGAGGAAGAAGAATTTGAATACATTACTACTAAATTACTTAGTGTTTCTTTTAATCCCTTTTCTAGAACCGCTTTGATTTCGGCAGGTAAAAAGCAAGGCATTGAACCTGATCAAATCGTTGTTAATTCAGGAAAATTAATAGGAAAAGTAATAGAAGTGAGTAATAATTATGCTAAAGTAATGTTAATTAGCGATGTTAATTCTAGAATACCTATTAAAGCTAATTCTTCAAGAGAACAAGGTATTTTAGCAGGTAATAATAATAATAGTAAAATTTTATACTTGCCTAACAATCATTTAGTACAAAAAGATGAGGAGATAGTAACCTCCGGACACGGTAATATTTATCCTGCAGGTATTTTAGTGGGTTATGTGTCTAAAGTTACGGAACATGATGTTATGGTAAATGTAGCAGCTGATCTATCTAAAACGGAATTTGTACAAATATTATTGCCTAAGGAATAA
- the uup gene encoding ABC transporter ATP-binding protein Uup (Two ATP-binding cassettes): protein MSTAELIKRRSQFCKLNEYTIMPPIYYIKDGNLSFADKVILSDLELYLYKGDKICLIGRNGCGKSSLMKVISGDYELDNGELFQDPAITTGYLRQDISIKTNLTVYDFILQQTDSTKEIDKYQIDIILEKLQINGTDNLSTYSGGQLRRASLAKALILEPEILLLDEPTNHLDIETIEWLEEFVKSYNGAIICVSHDRTFLSNVTNKIWWLDRGILRKSDKGFKFFDEWQNVIIEQEEAALRKLNKKLSQENEWLNAGVTARRKRNQKRLAELKALRVITREQTEKLASSKQRVRAELAENIAKSKFIIEADNISFSYKNTKIIDNFSFRVKKGEKIGIIGANGSGKSTFIKLLTKQLTPDLGKIIYGGNLDISYFDQHREKLNFNHTLQQTLCPTGGDQVFLPNGQTMHVAGYLKQFMFNPKLLNAKTAILSGGEANRLLLAKILINPGNLLILDEPTNDLDMDSLEILLDILADYSGTLIVVSHDRDFLDRLVTRTLVFAQGKIHDLTRGYEDYKQYFTTTPIVKKLSKPFPLIPQKPINKKLSYKYQRLLETLPNDIEKLEISIKHLEKELEDVNLYLDNPTKYNHITNQLINDKKKLDELLNQWLEIQN, encoded by the coding sequence GTGAGCACCGCAGAACTTATAAAACGACGTAGCCAATTTTGCAAATTAAACGAGTATACCATTATGCCCCCAATTTATTACATAAAAGACGGTAATCTAAGCTTTGCAGATAAAGTAATCTTATCTGATTTAGAACTTTATTTATACAAAGGTGATAAGATTTGTCTTATAGGACGTAACGGCTGCGGAAAATCAAGCTTAATGAAAGTAATATCAGGGGATTATGAACTAGATAACGGCGAACTATTTCAAGATCCTGCAATTACAACCGGCTATTTAAGACAAGATATTTCTATAAAAACTAATCTAACTGTTTACGATTTTATCTTACAACAAACAGATAGTACAAAAGAAATAGATAAATACCAAATCGATATAATTCTAGAAAAATTACAAATCAACGGAACAGATAACTTATCAACCTATTCAGGCGGTCAGCTTAGAAGAGCAAGCCTTGCTAAAGCTTTAATATTAGAGCCGGAAATATTACTACTTGATGAACCTACCAATCATCTAGATATTGAAACGATTGAGTGGCTAGAAGAATTTGTTAAATCTTATAACGGTGCTATTATTTGCGTTAGTCATGATAGAACATTTCTCTCAAATGTTACTAATAAAATTTGGTGGCTTGATAGAGGGATTTTGCGTAAATCCGATAAAGGATTTAAATTTTTTGATGAATGGCAAAATGTTATAATAGAGCAAGAAGAAGCAGCTCTTCGGAAATTAAATAAAAAACTATCTCAAGAGAATGAATGGTTAAATGCCGGTGTTACGGCTAGACGTAAGCGGAATCAAAAGAGACTTGCGGAGTTGAAAGCTTTAAGAGTAATAACAAGAGAACAGACTGAAAAACTAGCTAGTTCAAAACAAAGAGTTAGGGCAGAGCTTGCCGAAAATATAGCTAAAAGTAAATTCATTATTGAAGCAGATAATATTAGTTTCAGCTATAAAAATACTAAAATCATTGATAATTTCAGTTTTCGTGTAAAAAAAGGCGAAAAAATCGGCATAATTGGTGCAAATGGCTCAGGCAAATCTACTTTTATCAAATTACTGACAAAACAACTTACACCTGACTTAGGTAAAATTATATATGGCGGTAATTTAGATATTTCATATTTTGATCAACATAGAGAAAAACTAAACTTTAATCATACATTACAACAAACTTTATGTCCTACAGGCGGTGATCAAGTATTTTTACCAAATGGTCAAACCATGCATGTTGCCGGTTATTTAAAACAATTCATGTTTAATCCTAAACTACTTAATGCAAAAACCGCTATTCTATCAGGCGGCGAAGCTAATAGATTATTACTTGCAAAAATTCTAATTAACCCTGGAAATCTGTTAATTTTAGATGAACCAACCAATGATCTTGATATGGATAGTTTAGAAATTTTACTAGATATACTTGCAGATTATTCAGGCACTTTAATCGTAGTTAGCCATGATCGTGACTTCTTAGATAGGTTAGTTACTAGAACTTTAGTTTTCGCTCAAGGTAAAATTCATGATTTAACAAGAGGTTATGAAGATTATAAACAGTATTTTACCACGACTCCTATAGTGAAAAAACTTTCAAAACCCTTCCCCTTAATTCCTCAAAAACCTATAAATAAAAAGCTATCTTATAAATATCAGCGTTTACTTGAAACATTGCCCAACGATATTGAAAAGCTAGAAATATCCATCAAACACTTAGAAAAAGAACTTGAAGATGTTAATCTGTATTTAGATAATCCTACAAAATATAATCACATTACTAATCAATTAATTAATGATAAAAAGAAACTAGACGAGTTATTAAATCAATGGCTAGAAATACAAAATTAA
- the mreB gene encoding Rod shape-determining protein MreB: MIMKFLEGFSSGMAIDLGTANTIVYQKSRGIVLREPSVIALIKKDGAFVPYAYGHEAKMMLGRTPTDIEAKRPLKDGVIADFKGAEEMIKYFIRMVHNRRSFFGPTIVICVPSGSTPVERRAIQEAAESAGGRDVYLIEEPMAAAIGAGLPVTEATGSMIVDIGGGTTEVAVLSLGGIVYARSVRVGGDKMDEAIISYIRRHYNLLIGEATAEKIKQEIGTAYVDENAEPRKMEIKGRDLIYGIPKEMILNERQIADSLIEPVSQIVEAVKVALEATPPELSSDIVDKGIVLTGGGSLLRNLDFVLSEATKLPVIVADDALSCVALGTGKILEDFTKLKHVLFKQD; the protein is encoded by the coding sequence ATGATAATGAAATTTTTGGAAGGGTTTTCTTCCGGTATGGCCATAGATCTTGGTACGGCAAATACTATTGTCTATCAAAAAAGTCGTGGAATTGTTCTAAGAGAACCTTCTGTTATTGCTTTAATAAAAAAAGACGGTGCTTTTGTGCCTTATGCTTATGGTCATGAAGCAAAAATGATGCTTGGGCGTACTCCTACGGATATTGAAGCAAAAAGACCTTTAAAAGACGGTGTTATTGCTGATTTTAAGGGTGCAGAGGAAATGATAAAGTATTTTATTAGAATGGTGCATAATCGTCGCTCTTTTTTTGGCCCGACAATTGTTATTTGTGTACCTTCCGGTTCTACGCCGGTTGAGCGTCGTGCTATTCAAGAAGCAGCAGAAAGTGCAGGGGGTAGGGATGTCTATTTAATTGAAGAACCTATGGCGGCAGCGATCGGAGCAGGGCTACCCGTAACGGAAGCGACCGGTTCGATGATTGTTGATATTGGAGGAGGCACTACGGAAGTTGCAGTTTTATCACTAGGGGGCATAGTATATGCAAGGTCGGTAAGAGTCGGCGGTGATAAGATGGATGAAGCTATTATCTCATATATAAGGAGGCACTATAACCTATTGATAGGTGAGGCTACTGCTGAAAAGATAAAGCAAGAAATAGGTACGGCTTATGTAGATGAAAACGCTGAACCGAGAAAAATGGAAATTAAAGGACGTGATTTAATTTACGGTATTCCTAAAGAAATGATATTGAACGAAAGACAAATTGCTGATAGTCTAATTGAACCGGTAAGTCAAATTGTTGAAGCGGTAAAAGTAGCACTAGAAGCAACCCCTCCTGAGTTATCTTCGGATATAGTTGATAAGGGAATTGTTTTAACAGGCGGCGGCTCATTATTACGAAATCTTGATTTTGTTCTTAGTGAAGCCACTAAATTGCCTGTGATAGTTGCAGATGACGCCCTCTCTTGCGTGGCACTTGGAACAGGAAAAATACTTGAAGATTTTACAAAGCTAAAACATGTACTATTTAAACAGGATTAA
- a CDS encoding Predicted ATPase (AAA+ superfamily): MLRKQFLSSIIKHFKTHKVCALLGPRQCGKTTLSKQFAEAYNISKINIFDLENPLDLARLNEPMLALSDLKGFVIIDEIQYKPNLFPILRFLVDTTDIKF, encoded by the coding sequence ATGCTTAGAAAACAATTCCTTTCATCAATAATAAAACATTTTAAAACTCATAAAGTTTGTGCTTTGTTAGGACCAAGACAGTGCGGAAAAACTACCCTTTCTAAACAATTCGCAGAAGCTTATAATATTTCTAAAATCAATATTTTTGACCTTGAAAATCCCTTAGATTTAGCAAGATTAAATGAACCGATGCTTGCTTTATCTGATCTAAAAGGATTTGTTATTATCGATGAAATTCAGTATAAACCGAATCTATTTCCTATTTTAAGATTTCTTGTTGATACAACTGATATTAAATTTTAG
- a CDS encoding Predicted ATPase (AAA+ superfamily), which translates to MRLRRFWLMLCHYHANIFNASELGNSLSISYHTAKHYLDILEGTFMIRVLQPWYENLKKRQVKTPKIFFRDSGIYHTLLGLHSYEALNTNPKIGASWEGFALEQIIRYYKAEAEECYFWSSHNGAEIDLLIFKNGKRLGFEIKYTNTPSITKSMQISLEDLKLDQINIIFPGDISFKLSEKIQAIGLSSLIQNDTKAATI; encoded by the coding sequence ATGCGGTTACGTAGGTTCTGGTTAATGCTTTGCCATTATCACGCTAATATATTTAATGCTTCAGAACTTGGAAATTCTTTATCTATCTCATATCATACCGCAAAGCATTATTTAGATATTTTAGAAGGAACTTTTATGATCCGTGTTTTGCAGCCTTGGTATGAAAATCTTAAGAAAAGACAGGTTAAAACTCCTAAAATTTTTTTTAGAGATAGCGGAATATATCACACTTTATTAGGGTTACATAGTTATGAAGCATTAAATACTAATCCTAAAATCGGTGCATCATGGGAGGGGTTTGCTTTAGAACAAATTATTAGATACTATAAAGCTGAGGCTGAGGAATGCTATTTTTGGTCATCTCATAACGGAGCAGAAATAGATCTTTTAATTTTTAAAAATGGTAAACGTTTAGGTTTTGAAATTAAATATACAAATACGCCGAGTATTACAAAATCAATGCAAATATCCTTAGAAGATTTAAAACTTGATCAAATTAATATAATATTCCCAGGTGATATTAGCTTTAAATTGTCAGAAAAAATACAGGCAATAGGTCTTTCAAGCTTAATTCAAAATGATACAAAAGCTGCAACTATATAG
- the gmk gene encoding Guanylate kinase encodes MTIKNKGLIIILSSPSGTGKSSLAKALLKIDNNLRLSISATTRKPRLGEVEGINYYFKTKLEFEELVKQNKFLEYAKIYDNYYGTPKEYVEMLLNQGLDVLFDIDWQGAKSIKKNATNVVAIFILPPSIEILEQRLRNRATDNEEAIKLRMQSAQNEMSHANEYDYVITNDDFDQTLKKIHEIIVAEREKAF; translated from the coding sequence ATGACAATAAAAAATAAAGGACTGATTATAATTTTATCTTCCCCTTCAGGTACGGGTAAGTCAAGTTTAGCTAAAGCATTATTGAAAATAGATAATAATTTGCGTTTATCTATTTCGGCAACTACAAGAAAACCACGTTTAGGAGAAGTAGAGGGCATAAACTATTACTTTAAGACCAAGCTAGAATTTGAAGAATTAGTTAAGCAGAATAAATTTCTTGAATATGCTAAAATATACGATAATTATTACGGTACGCCTAAAGAATATGTCGAAATGTTATTAAATCAAGGCTTGGACGTTTTGTTTGATATTGATTGGCAAGGAGCAAAGAGCATTAAGAAAAATGCTACTAATGTTGTTGCTATATTTATATTGCCTCCTAGTATTGAAATACTGGAACAACGCTTAAGAAATAGAGCGACCGATAATGAAGAAGCAATAAAATTACGTATGCAGTCGGCACAAAACGAAATGTCACATGCTAATGAGTATGATTATGTAATTACTAACGATGATTTCGACCAGACGCTTAAAAAAATACATGAGATTATAGTTGCAGAACGAGAAAAAGCTTTTTGA
- the pal gene encoding Peptidoglycan-associated lipoprotein precursor, translating to MKITKITLAFLALFVLAGCNTKKRVPQMDGMMNQGEETSLMKDFEKHAGNAVWFAFDSSALSPKAKEELERQACWLSKHPEVKATVEGHCDERGTREYNLGLGERRAAAAKKFLAHKGIDHSRLNTISYGKDRPAMMGNTEEAFAYNRRAVTVVHH from the coding sequence ATGAAAATAACAAAAATTACATTAGCTTTTCTTGCATTATTTGTGCTTGCAGGTTGTAATACAAAAAAAAGAGTCCCTCAAATGGACGGTATGATGAATCAAGGCGAAGAAACATCATTAATGAAAGATTTCGAGAAGCATGCAGGAAATGCAGTATGGTTTGCTTTTGATAGCTCTGCTTTATCACCAAAGGCTAAAGAAGAACTAGAGAGACAAGCTTGCTGGTTATCAAAGCATCCTGAAGTAAAAGCTACTGTTGAAGGACATTGCGATGAAAGAGGTACTAGAGAATATAACTTAGGTTTAGGTGAAAGAAGAGCAGCAGCAGCGAAAAAATTCTTAGCTCATAAAGGAATCGACCATAGCAGATTAAATACAATCTCTTACGGTAAAGATAGACCTGCTATGATGGGTAATACTGAAGAAGCTTTTGCTTATAATCGTAGAGCTGTAACAGTTGTACATCACTAA
- a CDS encoding Predicted permeases: MINLKTLSWYLTKLYSKCFFIILFLLIGLLIISNIFDLLQKFKNIYVPFSFFWRLILYKIPYLLGQVSSLISFTSMLFFLRNLTKNNELTAMLSSGIHIWQVLVIPCIVTLILGIVFTTILNPIGTIGLQKYELLEAKLTKKTLSEGIISKSGLLFFESLKDENQIIQTQFINIAEKKLNNITILFVDSNNSFLKRIDALYGIIENKMLHLNRVKVFTKEETKTYNNLTIQTNLSINSLVNKFIRPEMVSIWALPKLINELLNSGLPAINYQIYYYKQLFKPIMMMATVILASCFISLKQRDNSQEKILILGLFSGFIAYSLSEILLKILTYNNLSLIAAILLPSMLIFFISNFIILHYKEI, encoded by the coding sequence ATGATTAATCTAAAAACACTTTCTTGGTATCTTACTAAATTATATTCTAAGTGTTTCTTTATTATATTATTTCTTTTAATTGGGCTATTAATCATCTCAAATATTTTTGATCTTTTACAAAAATTCAAAAATATTTATGTTCCTTTTAGTTTTTTTTGGCGACTTATTTTATATAAGATTCCTTATTTACTAGGTCAAGTATCTTCGTTAATTAGTTTTACCTCTATGTTATTTTTTCTTAGAAATCTAACAAAAAATAATGAATTAACGGCTATGTTATCTAGCGGTATTCATATTTGGCAAGTGCTTGTTATTCCATGTATTGTAACTTTAATTTTAGGTATAGTTTTTACGACTATATTGAATCCTATCGGTACTATAGGCTTACAAAAATATGAGTTATTAGAGGCAAAACTAACTAAAAAAACTTTGAGTGAGGGGATAATATCTAAATCAGGTTTATTATTTTTTGAATCTTTAAAAGATGAAAATCAAATTATTCAAACACAATTTATTAATATTGCTGAGAAAAAATTAAATAATATTACAATTTTATTTGTTGATAGTAATAATTCTTTTTTAAAGAGAATTGATGCCTTATACGGTATTATTGAAAATAAAATGTTACATTTAAATAGAGTTAAGGTTTTTACAAAAGAGGAAACTAAGACTTATAACAATTTAACTATACAGACAAATTTATCAATTAATAGTTTAGTAAATAAATTTATTCGTCCTGAAATGGTTTCTATTTGGGCTTTACCTAAATTAATTAATGAATTATTAAATTCAGGTTTACCGGCTATTAATTATCAAATTTATTATTACAAGCAATTATTTAAGCCTATAATGATGATGGCAACCGTAATTTTAGCAAGTTGTTTTATTAGTCTTAAACAGCGTGATAATTCCCAAGAAAAAATACTGATATTAGGTTTATTTTCAGGTTTTATAGCATATTCGTTATCAGAAATATTATTAAAAATACTTACTTATAATAATTTATCTTTAATTGCTGCTATTTTATTGCCTAGTATGCTAATATTTTTTATTAGTAACTTTATTATTTTACATTATAAGGAGATTTAA